A region from the Lutra lutra chromosome 1, mLutLut1.2, whole genome shotgun sequence genome encodes:
- the RFT1 gene encoding protein RFT1 homolog isoform X3 translates to MGSREVLGQAARLASSGLLLQVLFRVITFVLNAFVLRFLSKEIVGIVNVRLTLLYSTTIFLAREAFRRACLSGGPQRDWSQTFNLLWLTVPLGVFWSLFLGWVWLRLLEVPDPNVVSHYGTGVVVFGLSAVVELLGEPFWVLAQAQMFVKLKVIAESLSVILKSVLTAFLVLWLPHWGLYIFSLAQLLYTTVPVLCYVIYFTKLLGSAESSKQQTLPVSRMTDLLPSVTRNRAFVNWNEAKLTWSFFKQSFLKQILTEGERYVMTFLNVLNFGDQGVYDIVNNLGSLVARLIFQPIEESFYIFFAKVLERGKDATLQKQEDVAVAAAVLESLLKLALLTGLTITIFGFAYSQLALDIYGGAMLSSGSGPILLRSYCLYVLLLAINGVTECFTFAAMSKEEVDRSQVGREREEEAGFPAEQRARFETPSQDPEIMT, encoded by the exons ATGGGCAGCAGGGAGGTGCTGGGTCAGGCCGCCCGCCTGGCCTCCTCCGGTCTGCTCCTGCAG GTGTTGTTTCGAGTGATCACCTTTGTCTTGAATGCGTTTGTTCTTCGCTTCCTGTCAAAGGAAATCGTTGGCATAGTGAACGTAAG GCTAACACTGCTTTACTCGACCACCATCTTCCTGGCCAGAGAGGCCTTCCGTAGAGCATGTCTGAGCGGGGGCCCCCAGCGAGACTGGAGCCAAACCTTTAACCTCTTGTGGCTAAC cGTCCCCCTGGGTGTGTTTTGGTCCTTGTTCCTGGGCTGGGTGTGGTTACGGTTGCTTGAAGTGCCGGATCCTAATGTCGTCTCCCACTATGGAACTGGAGTGGTGGTGTTTGGTCTTTCGGCCGTGGTAGAGCTTCTGGGAGAGCCCTTCTGGGTCTTGGCACAAGCACAGATGTTTGTCAAACTCAAG GTGATTGCTGAGAGCCTGTCCGTCATCCTCAAGAGTGTCCTGACAGCTTTTCTCGTGCTGTGGTTGCCTCACTGGGGGCTGTACATTTTCTCTTTGGCCCAG cttTTATATACTACCGTCCCGGTGCTCTGCtatgttatttatttcacaaagttATTGGGCTCTGCAGAATCAAGCAAGCAACAGACTCTTCCCGTCTCCAGAATGACGGATCTGTTACCCAGTGTTACAAGAAATAGA GCTTTTGTAAATTGGAATGAGGCTAAATTGACTTGGAGTTTTTTCAAACAGTCTTTCTTGAAGCAGATTTTGACAGAAG GCGAGCGATACGTAATGACGTTTTTGAACGTGTTAAATTTTGGCGATCAGG GTGTATATGACATAGTGAATAATCTTGGCTCTCTAGTGGCCAGGTTAATTTTCCAGCCAATAGAGGAGAGTTTTTACATATTCTTTGCTAAGGTGctggagagaggaaaggatgCCACACTTCAGAAGCAG gaggACGTTGCTGTGGCCGCCGCGGTTTTGGAGTCGCTGCTCAAGCTGGCCCTGCTGACCGGCCTGACCATCACCATTTTTGGCTTTGCCTATTCTCAGCTGGCTTTGGATATCTATGGAGGGGCCATGCTTAGCTCTGGATCAG GTCCTATTTTGCTGCGTTCCTACTGTCTCTATGTCCTCCTGCTTGCCATCAACGGAGTGACCGAGTGTTTCACATTTGCTGCCATGAGCAAAGAGGAGGTCGACAG atcacaagtaggcagagagagagaggaggaagcaggcttccctgctgagcagagagcccgattcgagactccatcccaggaccctgagatcatgacctga